In the Pseudomonadota bacterium genome, one interval contains:
- a CDS encoding tyrosine-type recombinase/integrase encodes MPRKHDELYWLTRNRHGVYCATWYDEDTRQTRQRSLGTTDLRAAQAELIQFQATHYRPRDAEPEDVELTQIWLWYWDEHGSKRPTGADSLHAHLTRLGEWWAGRAVADLTHDRQKQFRDAMIGGWGRWKPCAPGYAQRILHTMRAALNHAYKAGRLRTVPHIKVPDPAKPSDWGLSQELENAERLDYVATPQEIRRFLEAVRGDPQRAHIETVLWLLLSCVRPEALLQLRWEQIDLRARVMDTRGNREETKKRRAKLPIPTAARDHLMTLSRAPTPTEVLERFKIDEARATCVVRRATQHAGRDVLLPITTVKRGWAAARSLAELPREFTPRMFRHFAGTRMAAAGVPLLQVDYMLGHAIPSTTKRYVHLSPDHLREARDALDEWHSVIVGEASGGASREEK; translated from the coding sequence ATGCCAAGGAAGCACGACGAACTGTACTGGCTCACCCGGAACCGGCACGGCGTCTACTGCGCGACCTGGTACGACGAAGACACCCGCCAGACCCGCCAGCGCAGCCTCGGCACTACCGACCTTCGGGCAGCTCAGGCCGAGCTTATCCAGTTCCAGGCAACGCACTACCGGCCACGGGACGCAGAACCCGAAGACGTCGAGCTAACGCAGATATGGCTGTGGTACTGGGACGAGCACGGTAGCAAGCGGCCAACCGGCGCTGATTCCCTACACGCTCACCTGACTCGGCTCGGAGAATGGTGGGCCGGCCGAGCCGTGGCTGACCTCACCCACGATCGCCAGAAGCAATTCCGCGACGCAATGATCGGCGGGTGGGGCCGCTGGAAGCCATGCGCCCCGGGCTACGCCCAGCGAATCCTGCACACCATGCGAGCGGCGCTGAATCACGCCTACAAGGCCGGGCGCCTACGAACAGTGCCGCACATCAAGGTGCCGGACCCCGCGAAGCCCTCGGACTGGGGCCTCAGCCAGGAGCTGGAGAACGCGGAGCGCCTGGACTACGTTGCGACGCCGCAAGAGATTCGGCGATTCCTCGAGGCGGTGCGGGGCGACCCTCAACGGGCTCACATCGAAACGGTGCTCTGGCTGCTGCTGTCGTGCGTGCGGCCGGAAGCGCTGCTGCAGCTGCGTTGGGAGCAGATCGACTTGCGAGCCCGAGTCATGGACACGCGCGGCAACCGCGAGGAGACGAAGAAGCGACGGGCAAAGCTGCCGATCCCGACTGCAGCGCGCGACCACTTGATGACGCTGTCACGAGCACCCACCCCGACCGAGGTGTTGGAGCGCTTCAAGATCGACGAAGCTCGGGCGACATGCGTAGTCCGACGGGCGACGCAGCACGCCGGCCGGGATGTGCTCCTGCCGATCACCACCGTCAAGCGTGGATGGGCCGCAGCGCGGAGCCTAGCTGAGCTGCCCCGCGAGTTCACGCCGCGGATGTTCCGGCACTTCGCCGGCACCAGGATGGCGGCGGCCGGCGTGCCCCTACTGCAGGTTGACTACATGCTCGGGCACGCAATCCCGTCCACAACAAAGCGCTACGTGCACCTCTCTCCCGACCACCTGCGAGAGGCGCGCGACGCGCTCGATGAGTGGCACTCAGTTATCGTAGGCGAAGCGTCTGGTGGAGCTTCGCGCGAGGAGAAATGA
- a CDS encoding ATP-binding protein: MPLNIIPASEPIDVQQITAVIYGQPGLGKTSTGFTSSRPLLLDFDNGAHRSAFRQDTQPVAAWRDVADIAEWPLDPFDTLVIDTAGRALDLLAADIMREDPKLQSGGALNQRGYGSLKARFAGWLKTVHTRGLDVVLLAHDKEDRRNDDVIVRPDITGGSYHEIFKLADLVGYLCQRAQCTLLVCNPTDTSVGKDPAGFGTLEVPDYHQEPTWFADRIADVKKRIGVLSAEGQRVVSEVSDLRELLDKVQDAEGLNAFSTMVMDGEYRPASKAQVRAVLRERVKELGCKYDKKAKAYVPDEAAA; the protein is encoded by the coding sequence ATGCCCTTGAACATCATTCCCGCATCCGAGCCCATCGACGTGCAGCAGATCACCGCAGTGATCTACGGGCAGCCTGGCCTCGGCAAGACCAGCACCGGCTTCACCTCTTCCCGTCCGCTGCTGCTCGATTTCGACAACGGTGCCCACCGCTCTGCCTTCAGACAGGACACTCAGCCCGTCGCCGCTTGGCGCGACGTGGCGGACATCGCCGAATGGCCGCTCGATCCCTTCGATACGCTGGTGATCGACACCGCAGGGCGTGCGCTCGACCTTCTTGCCGCTGACATCATGCGAGAAGATCCGAAGCTCCAGAGCGGTGGCGCATTGAATCAACGTGGCTACGGCTCCCTGAAGGCGCGATTTGCCGGATGGCTGAAGACGGTGCACACGCGAGGGCTGGACGTTGTCTTGCTCGCGCACGACAAAGAGGACAGGCGCAACGATGACGTCATTGTCCGACCGGACATTACGGGGGGCAGCTACCACGAGATCTTCAAACTAGCCGATCTCGTAGGCTATCTTTGCCAGCGCGCCCAGTGCACACTGTTGGTCTGCAACCCAACAGATACGAGCGTGGGCAAAGACCCCGCCGGATTCGGCACCCTGGAAGTGCCGGACTACCACCAAGAACCCACATGGTTTGCTGACCGGATCGCCGACGTAAAGAAGAGGATCGGCGTGCTGTCCGCGGAGGGGCAGCGCGTCGTATCCGAGGTCAGCGACCTCCGAGAGCTACTGGACAAGGTCCAGGACGCCGAGGGCCTGAACGCCTTCTCCACCATGGTGATGGACGGCGAGTACCGTCCTGCCAGCAAGGCTCAGGTACGCGCTGTTCTTCGTGAGCGGGTGAAGGAACTCGGCTGCAAGTACGACAAGAAGGCCAAGGCGTACGTCCCTGACGAGGCCGCGGCATGA